From the Takifugu flavidus isolate HTHZ2018 chromosome 12, ASM371156v2, whole genome shotgun sequence genome, one window contains:
- the cfap45 gene encoding cilia- and flagella-associated protein 45, whose translation MSSVSSSRCSRNRPAPRYRTQAASSQVDETLFRKPKPVSTQPDQDGKSASKVKNHLDKKRDRETIQIVTKDLIRTLRIKDPPEESVILPSVEFKRIESMSQVPTTEEVEAQREALQKKKEEEKKASEEMKRRILEVDLSRKKSVPLTDLEREAQDRAQGVVERANLLKIEQDEEIRMLNTLILDAQCQATRDAQIQEKKQIQAELTEEEKRLDAVMETERLRVLEADKKTDKLCKEQRMRAKQQIYEQIQKRLVDKIMQEEIQKLERQQEVEKQEKSYLQDLKALERKKEEQRHLHEENLRINTETIRTKEQRREEEKLLDMRDMEYIKKKLEQEAEYEAEQKRVKKEKELEITRLRAQQERAKDYKAEQDEHRARRHQESVDREWRRKEKELAAKKVEEEAKLKAARLEQVRCKEHLLSMEAGREKAEFERILKVEQEAVIKRQEQEEKQRQRALGYANSIRHQIKEQKSCAAARRKQSFQEGRELTQKEQQRRLLLSEIREKKLQELRAAGLPEIYCSQVERKACTNVQ comes from the exons ATG AGTTCGGTCTCCAGCTCCAGGTGTTCCAGGAACAGGCCTGCTCCCCGCTACCGGACACAGGCCGCATCTTCTCAGGTGGATGAAACCCTGTTTAGGAAGCCCAAACCG GTTTCGACACAGCCAGACCAAGATGGAAAATCAGCTTCTAAAGTCAAGAATCATCTGGacaaaaagagagacagagagaccaTCCAGATCGTCACTAAAGACCTGATCCGCACTCTCAG GATCAAAGATCCCCCTGAAGAGTCGGTCATCTTGCCTTCAGTGGAGTTCAAGCGCATTGAATCCATGTCCCAAGTTCCAacgacagaggaggtggaggctcaGCGGGAGGCTCTtcagaagaagaaggaagaagaaaaa aAAGCATCAGAGGAGATGAAGCGTCGTATCTTAGAGGTGGACCTGTCCCGTAAGAAGAGCGTACCTCTGACTGATCTGGAAAGAGAGGCCCAGGACCGGGCCCAGGGTGTTGTGGAGCGGGCCAACCTGCTGAAGATAGAGCAAGATGAGGAGATCAGAATGCTCAACACG CTGATTTTAGATGCACAGTGTCAGGCAACACGTGACGCTCAGAttcaggagaagaagcagaTTCAGGCCGAGCTGACGGAGGAAGAGAAGCGTTTGGATGCTGTGATGGAAACAGAACGCCTCAGAGTCTTGGAGGCTGACAAAAAGACTGACAAGCTGTGCAAAGAGCAGCGGATGAG AGCGAAGCAGCAGATTTATGAGCAAATACAGAAACGTTTGGTGGACAAAATCATGCAGGAGGAGATTCAAAAGCTGGAGAGACAGCAAGAAGTGGAGAAGCAAGAGAAATCTTACCTTCAAGACCTGAAG GctctggagaggaagaaggaggaacaACGGCACTTGCATGAGGAAAACCTGCGCATCAATACTGAGACCATCCGGACCAAGGAGCagcggagggaagaggagaagctgcttgATATGAGAGACATGgaatacattaaaaagaaattg GAGCAAGAGGCAGAATATGAAGCAGAGCAAAAACGAGTGAAGAaggagaaagagctggagatcaCCAGGCTGAGGGCTCAGCAGGAAAGAGCAAAGGACTACAAAGCAGAGCAG GATGAGCACCGTGCACGGCGACACCAGGAGAGCGTGGACcgagagtggaggaggaaagagaaggagcTGGCTGCAaagaaagtggaggaggaggcaaagCTGAAGGCAGCTCGCTTGGAGCAGGTCCGCTGCAAAGAGCACCTCCTGTCTATGGAGGCTGGTCGGGAGAAAGCGGAGTTTGAGAGGATTCTTAA GGttgaacaggaagctgtgatcaAACgtcaggagcaggaggagaagcagcggcAGAGAGCTCTAGGGTATGCAAACTCCATCCGTCATCAGATAAAGGAACAAAAGAGCTGTGCAGCAGCCAGGCGCAAGCAGAGTTTCCAGGAAGGACGTGAGCTGAcccagaaggagcagcagagacgtCTGCTGCTCAGCGAGATCAGagagaagaagctgcaggagctcag GGCTGCAGGACTGCCCGAGATATACTGCAGTCAAGTGGAAAGAAAAGCCTGTACCAACGTGCAGTGA
- the slc37a4a gene encoding glucose-6-phosphate exchanger SLC37A4a: MASASYGYYRATIFLAMFVGYTLYYFNRKTFSFVMPSVMQEIKLDKDDLGMITSSQSLAYAISKFISGVLSDQISARWLFSIGLFMVGGINVVFSWSSSVAIFSGLWFLNGLGQGLGWPPCGRVLRKWFEPSQFGTWWAILSCSMNLAGSFGPILVTLLVQSHSWRAILSASGIICMLSSFVCLLLIKNEPKDVGLPNIEAAAKKSKGGSSRDECTLSEFLLSPYLWLLSLSYLVVFGVKTVCTDWGQLFLFQDKGQSMLTGSSYMSALEVGGLIGSLAAGFLSDRAVARQGLRLYGSPRHFILICMMAGMSVSMYLFRVTVTPHSSQMWILTLGAVFGFSSYGPIALFGVIANESAPSNYCGTSHAIVALMANIGGFLSGLPFSTIAKYYGWETAFWVAEVVCGVCTLGFFLLRNIQTKMGRESKKTD, from the exons ATGGCCAGTGCGAGTTATGGATACTACAGGGCAACTATATTTCTGGCCATGTTTGTGGGCTACACTCTTTACTACTTTAACAGGAAAACTTTCTCCTTCGTGATGCCCTCTGTCATGCAAGAAATTAAGCTGGATAAAGATGACCTGG GAATGATCACCAGCAGCCAGTCTCTGGCCTATGCTATCAGCAAGTTCATCAGCGGCGTGCTCTCAGACCAGATCAGCGCTCGCTGGCTCTTCTCCATTGGCCTGTTCATGGTGGGAGGCATCAATGTAGTCTTCTCCTGGTCATCATCTGTTGCCATCTTCTCCGGCCTCTGGTTTCTCaatggtctgggtcagggtctgggcTGGCCCCCCTGTGGAAGGGTGCTGCGAAAG tgGTTTGAACCCTCCCAGTTTGGGACTTGGTGGGCCATTCTATCGTGCAGCATGAATCTGGCTGGCAGCTTTGGCCCCATTCTTGTCACGCTGCTGGTGCAGAGTCACAGCTGGAGGGCCATCCTGTCAGCATCTGGAATAATATGCATGCTGTCCTCCTTCGTCTGTCTGCTGCTCATCAAAAACGAGCCTAAAGATGTCGGCCTGCCAAACATAGAGGCAGCAGCCAAGAAGAGCAAAGGAG GATCCTCCAGGGACGAATGCACCCTGTCTGAGTTCCTGTTATCACCTTATCTGTGGCTGCTTTCGCTGTCCTACCTGGTGGTGTTCGGGGTGAAGACGGTTTGCACTGACTGGGGCCAGCTCTTTCTTTTCCAGGACAAAGGCCAGTCCATGCTTACTG GCAGCTCCTACATGAGCGCTCTGGAGGTGGGGGGCCTGATTGGCAGTCTCGCAGCTGGTTTCCTGTCTGACAGGGCCGTGGCCAGA CAAGGCCTTAGACTCTATGGGAGCCCTCGTCACTTCATCCTGATCTGCATGATGGCAGGAATGTCCGTGTCCATGTACCTGTTCAGAGTTACCGTTACACCCCACAGCTCACAG ATGTGGATACTCACCTTAGGTGCTGTGTTTGGCTTCTCTTCCTACGGACCAATTGCCTTGTTTGGAGTTATAGCCAATGAAAGTGCCCCGTCCAACTACTGTGGGACCTCACACGCCATTGTTGCTCTTATGGCCAACA ttggTGGTTTTCTGTCTGGGCTGCCGTTCAGCACCATCGCCAAGTACTATGGCTGGGAAACGGCCTTCTGGGTAGCGGAGGTGGTCTGTGGCGTCTGTACTCTGGGATTCTTCCTGCTGCGCAACATCCAGACAAAGATGGGCCGAGAGTCCaagaaaacagattaa
- the trappc4 gene encoding trafficking protein particle complex subunit 4, with the protein MFVDAKMVIFSVYLVNKAGGLIYQYDNYVPRTEVEKTFSYPLDLVLKHHDEKVIVSFGQRDGIKVGHALLSINGVDVMGKNTAEGKDILEYLKDPSSYPVSIRFGRARLSSNEKLMLASMFHSLFAIGSQLSPEVGSSGIEMLETDVFKLHCFQTLTGIKFIVLADPRQSGIDALLRKIYEIYSDFALKNPFYSLEMPIRCELFDQNLKSALEIAEKAGNFGAGS; encoded by the exons ATGTTTGTTGACGCGAAGATGGTGATCTTCAGTGTGTATCTGGTGAACAAGGCTGGAGGTTTAATTTATCAATACGACAATTATGTCCCCAGGACCGAGGTTGAGAAAACGTTCAGTTATCCTTTAGATTTGGTGTTAAAGCATCACGATGAAAAGGTTATCGTATCGTTTGGACAGCGGGATGGAATCAAAG TGGGTCATGCACTTCTATCTATAAATGGAGTTGATGTGATGGGCAAGAACACAGCTGAAGGGAAGGACATCCTAGAATACCTAAAGGATCCCTCCAGTTATCCAGTGTCCATTCGATTTGGTCGGGCACGCCTTAGTTCTAACGAGAAGCTGATGCTGGCCTCCATGTTCCACTC GTTGTTTGCTATAGGTTCACAGTTGTCCCCTGAAGTTGGCAGTTCAGGGATCGAGATGCTGGAAACAGATGTCTTTAAGCTCCACTGCTTCCAGACTCTCACAG GGATAAAATTCATTGTTTTAGCAGACCCTCGTCAATCTGGAATTGATGCTCTCTTGAGGAAAATTTATGAGATCTATTCAGATTTTGCCCTCAAAAACCCTTTCTACTCTCTGGAAATGCCAATCAG gtgCGAACTGTTTGATCAGAATCTGAAAAGCGCTCTGGAGATTGCAGAGAAAGCTGGCAACTTTGGGGCTGGATCCTGA